GGGCGAACTGCGCTAACCGTTCCTAGTCGCCTATGAGAACGGTGAAACTTTAACAAATCTTGGAGATTAATATTACTAACGCCATCACCGTAAGTCACCATAAAGGTATCATCTTTTAGCCAGGATTCTAAACGCTTGAGCCGACCGCCGGTGAGTGCGTGCAGACCTGTATCCATTAAGTGCACTGTCCAATTTTCGCATTCTTTTTCACGCACATTAACCGAGCCATCAGACAGATTGATTGTCATACTGCCGTTGAGCGTGTAATAGTCCAAGAAGTAACGTTTAATCACTTCTCCTTTGTATCCCAAAGCTATGAGAAAATCCTTAAATCCATAGTGGGCATATTGTTTCATGATATGCCAAAGAATAGGCCGGCCACCAATCTCTACCATTGGCTTGGGTTTTACTTCGGTTTCTTCGGCTAGACGAGTACCTAAACCGCCGGCAAGAATCACAACTCGCATCAGTATTTTCCCTTCCTTA
The Microcoleus sp. FACHB-672 DNA segment above includes these coding regions:
- the rfbF gene encoding glucose-1-phosphate cytidylyltransferase, producing the protein MRVVILAGGLGTRLAEETEVKPKPMVEIGGRPILWHIMKQYAHYGFKDFLIALGYKGEVIKRYFLDYYTLNGSMTINLSDGSVNVREKECENWTVHLMDTGLHALTGGRLKRLESWLKDDTFMVTYGDGVSNINLQDLLKFHRSHRRLGTVSAVRPPARFGGLIFEGDLVAQFTEKPQVGQGWINGGFLVLEPEIFKYLKGDSSSLESDVLEHLAADGQLAAYRHYDFWQCMDTLRDVRLLESLWQSGKSPWKVWE